The Arachis duranensis cultivar V14167 chromosome 2, aradu.V14167.gnm2.J7QH, whole genome shotgun sequence genome has a window encoding:
- the LOC107475211 gene encoding protein PHLOEM PROTEIN 2-LIKE A9, whose amino-acid sequence MNFKKPHHTADQNAIEKDADNYTIKPTGLNIVWGNDPRYWKVTKSEAELIQVSWLEVSGVVKALKKGKKYKVEFELNVKPGAFGWDETQVLVMAKAGKSGRYSFKEAKLSGSEGRHVTIPSSEPLEVSFPAAISDSDANLYFGLYEVWSGKWKGGIEIIKANVTCID is encoded by the exons GATGCAGATAACTACACAATAAAACCAACTGGACTCAACATCGTCTGGGGAAATGATCCTCGATACTGGAAAGTAACCAA GAGCGAGGCAGAGTTGATACAAGTATCATGGCTGGAAGTATCGGGAGTAGTGAAGGCgttaaagaagggaaagaaataCAAAGTTGAATTTGAGTTGAATGTGAAGCCTGGTGCATTCGGTTGGGATGAGACTCAAGTACTTGTGATGGCCAAAGCAGGCAAATCAGGGAGGTATTCATTCAAAGAAGCGAAACTATCAGGTAGTGAGGGTCGTCACGTGACCATTCCATCAAGTGAACCTCTTGAAGTGTCGTTCCCAGCAGCAATTTCAGACTCTGATGCCAATCTCTACTTTGGATTGTATGAAGTGTGGAGCGGTAAATGGAAAGGTGGCATTGAAATTATCAAAGCCAATGTCACATGCATCGATTGA
- the LOC110278245 gene encoding disease resistance protein RUN1-like, whose amino-acid sequence MFSQNQDPEFTFNPHRTIMYDVYISFEPHYPSHPFISLLSGALKRAGVHLFLDNYMKPKSKDLILSSVIKGSRVSIVVFTTDFACTTWSLKELEKIMEYRSSRGQQVVPVFYEVDPKEVFNQSGHFGEALLATLARTSTNQAKVVSYMTALKEAAAISPRFLTNFRDRSKTIDSIVGHVTSLLDSTALFVAEHPVGVNSHVQDLIQLLDNKKSDSVFIMAIWGMGGIGKTTVAKVLYNQISHNFDVRKFVPDIDERMEDFPRRWPLGIIEEELLLFLKEQVATKACNFDSTSVIWWEGIRCVKVLLVLDNVRSEKELEVLPVTCECFGPGSIIIITTRTKHDQFNEIGINHVYRLKEMDYNECVELFSQSAFKKATPERNYADLINRALEYSDGLPLALVAVGSVLFEKGRVEWESVLERLKRFPLQDVWQVLRKSIDSLGYDMKQMFLVLAYLSHFFIGMDRNDVTQILQKAGCDVVQRPYDVFLSFRGKDTRSNFMSHLHASLENASIYVFKDDDEEARGENISLSLLKAIGESRISIIILSPNYADSKWCLQELEDIMRCYNNQTQKVLPVFHHVDPSEVRNQAGRFGEAFEEFIKKNPQNKVKEQDWRKALRDVGSTAGFVVQNWR is encoded by the exons ATGTTTTCCCAAAACCAGGATCCCGAATTCACATTCAATCCCCACAGAACAATCATGTATGACGTGTACATAAGTTTCGAACCCCATTACCCTTCCCATCCTTTCATTTCACTTCTCTCTGGCGCTCTCAAACGTGCTGGAGTGCATCTTTTTCTGGACAACTACATGAAGCCAAAAAGTAAAGACCTCATACTATCTAGCGTAATCAAAGGATCCAGAGTTTCTATCGTAGTTTTCACTACCGATTTTGCTTGTACAACCTGGAGTTTGAAAGAGCTTGAGAAAATAATGGAGTATCGCAGCAGCAGAGGTCAGCAAGTTGTGCCTGTGTTCTATGAGGTAGATCCCAAGGAAGTGTTTAATCAGAGTGGCCATTTCGGAGAAGCTTTGTTGGCTACTCTGGCAAGAACTTCAACCAATCAAGCCAAGGTGGTGAGTTATATGACCGCGCTAAAAGAAGCTGCTGCCATTTCACCAAGGTTTCTCACCAATTTTCG GGATAGAAGCAAAACCATAGATAGTATCGTTGGACATGTTACCTCTTTGCTAGATTCAACAGCCTTATTCGTTGCAGAACATCCAGTAGGAGTAAACTCTCACGTGCAAGATTTGATTCAACTGTTAGATAATAAGAAATCAGATAGTGTTTTCATTATGGCAATATGGGGTATGGGAGGAATTGGTAAAACAACAGTTGCCAAAGTCCTCTACAATCAAATTAGTCACAATTTCGATGTGAGGAAGTTTGTCCCAGACATAGATGAAAGGATGGAGGATTTCCCAAGAAGGTGGCCTTTGGGCATTATAGAAGAGGAGCTTCTTTTGTTTCTCAAAGAACAAGTTGCAACAAAAGCTTGCAATTTCGACTCAACAAGTGTTATATGGTGGGAAGGAATTCGTTGTGTAAAGGTATTGCTTGTACTTGACAATGTGAGAAGTGAAAAAGAGCTGGAGGTTTTGCCTGTAACTTGTGAATGCTTTGGTCCTGGGAGTATAATAATCATCACCACAAGGACTAAACATGATCAGTTTAATGAGATTGGAATTAATCATGTTTACAGACTGAAAGAAATGGATTACAACGAATGTGTTGAGCTTTTTAGTCAGAGTGCTTTCAAGAAAGCAACTCCTGAAAGGAATTATGCTGATCTGATTAATCGTGCACTTGAATATTCTGATGGATTGCCACTAGCTCTTGTGGCAGTTGGATCTGTATTATTTGAAAAAGGTAGAGTAGAGTGGGAGAGTGTATTGGAAAGGCTTAAAAGATTTCCCCTTCAAGATGTATGGCAAGTTTTAAGAAAAAGCATTGATTCTTTGGGATATGACATGAAGCAAATGTTTCTTGTGCTAGCTTATTTGAGTCATTTCTTTATTGGAATGGACCGAAATGATGTAACTCAAATATTACAAAAAGCTGGATGTGATGTGGTA CAAAGGCCTTATGATGTATTCTTGAGCTTTCGAGGCAAAGACACTCGTTCCAATTTCATGTCACATCTTCATGCATCTCTTGAAAATGCTAGTATCTATGTTTTcaaggatgatgatgaggaagcAAGAGGGGAAAATATCTCACTTTCACTTCTAAAAGCAATTGGAGAGTCTAGAATTTCTATCATTATTTTGTCACCAAATTATGCAGATTCAAAATGGTGCTTGCAGGAGTTGGAAGACATAATGAGATGTTATaataatcaaactcaaaaggTGTTGCCAGTGTTCCACCATGTTGATCCATCAGAAGTGCGAAATCAAGCTGGTAGATTTGGAGAGGCTTTTGAagaatttataaagaaaaacccCCAAAATAAAGTCAAAGAGCAGGATTGGAGGAAAGCACTCCGTGATGTAGGCTCCACTGCTGGATTTGTTGTTCAAAATTGGAGgtaa
- the LOC107475279 gene encoding disease resistance protein RPV1-like, translated as MLDMNELFIANHPVGVESRVKELIELLKSHQSEDPLLLGIWGMGGIGKTTIAKAVYNKIFRQFDGRCFLLNIREVWDQDNGGLHLQQQLLSSVYKTTKIKIQNIESGKSILEKRLGQKRILVVLDDVDKLEQLNALAASYKWFCPRSIIIITTRDERLLSWLEIDKRYKMEGLNEEESIELFSWHAFKEPRPRKKFATLCGEVISYCGNLPLALEVIGSHLFERGIKEWKSVLNKLKSIPNKEVQKKLKISFDGLSDDKDREIFLDIAFFFIGMDKSDVTDILNGCGHSAGIGISILLERCLVTVDTKNKLRMHGLLRDMGREIIRESSPTTPEERSRLWHSEDVLDVLSKDLGTKATEGIALKLSRMNPICLKTKAFKYMRRLRLLQLAGVQLKGNFKHLSTDLRWLCWHGCPSRYTEANFDQRNLVAIDLKYSYLQHVWKKGQMMKKLKILNLSHSEHLTHTPDFSYLPNLKKLILKDCPRLCSISHTIGHLKRILLINLKDCTSLRVLPKSIYKLKSLKTLILSGCTKIDKLEEDLEQMKSLTTLMADNTAITKVPYALPRLNNIVYISLCGFEGLCRNVFPSIIWSWTSPANNLSPQMHTNLDLSNLVSIMVSNSSSSHAGLSSIIKELPKVQNLQLECGSQLNISGNVNLVSSNVTNFKELEAPSRTSHVSNMNTSALEAY; from the exons ATGCTAGACATGAatgaattgttcattgctaatCATCCAGTAGGAGTAGAATCTCGTGTAAAAGAGCTGATTGAACTACTAAAAAGCCATCAATCAGAAGATCCTCTACTATTAGGCATATGGGGCATGGGAGGGATCGGTAAAACAACCATTGCCAAAGcagtttataataaaattttccgTCAGTTTGATGGTCGATGTTTCCTCTTAAATATCAGGGAAGTTTGGGATCAAGATAATGGTGGCCTTCATTTGCAGCAGCAACTTCTTTCTTCTGTCTATAagacaacaaaaataaagatacaGAACATAGAATCTGGAAAATCAATATTAGAGAAAAGGCTTGGACAGAAAAGGATACTTGTTGTACTTGATGATGTGGATAAATTAGAGCAACTTAATGCTTTGGCTGCAAGCTATAAATGGTTCTGTCCAAGGAGTATAATAATCATCACAACAAGAGATGAAAGACTTCTTAGTTGGCTTGAAATTGACAAAAGATATAAAATGGAAGGGTTGAATGAGGAAGAATCTATTGAACTTTTCAGTTGGCATGCATTCAAAGAACCACGTCCTAGGAAAAAATTTGCTACACTTTGTGGTGAAGTTATTTCCTATTGTGGGAATTTGCCATTAGCTCTTGAGGTCATTGGGTCACATTTGTTTGAAAGAGGAATAAAAGAGTGGAAGAGTGTCTTGAACAAACTCAAAAGCATTCCCAATAAAGAAGTGCAAAAGAAGCTTAAGATAAGCTTTGATGGTTTAAGTGATGACAAAGATAGAGAAATATTCCTTGATATAGCTTTTTTCTTTATTGGAATGGACAAAAGTGATGTCACTGATATACTAAATGGTTGTGGACATTCTGCTGGGATTGGAATAAGTATTCTTTTGGAGCGATGTCTTGTAACTGTTGACACTAAGAATAAACTTCGAATGCATGGTTTGCTGAGAGACATGGGAAGAGAAATCATTCGCGAGAGTTCTCCAACAACACCTGAAGAACGTAGTAGGTTATGGCATTCAGAGGATGTGCTTGATGTATTATCAAAAGACTTG ggAACAAAAGCTACCGAGGGAATTGCTTTGAAGTTATCAAGGATGAATCCAATTTGTTTGAAGACCAAAGCATTTAAGTACATGAGGAGACTCAGATTACTTCAACTTGCTGGGGTTCAACTTAAAGGAAACTTCAAACACCTTTCGACAGACCTTCGATGGCTATGCTGGCATGGATGCCCTTCAAGATATACAGAAGCAAACTTTGATCAAAGAAATTTAGTTGCCATTGACTTAAAATATAGCTACCTCCAACATGTATGGAAGAAGGGCCAG ATGATGAAGAAACTGAAAATTCTCAATCTTAGTCATTCCGAACACTTGACACATACTCCAGACTTTTCATACTTGCCCAATCTTAAAAAGTTAATACTCAAAGATTGTCCAAGATTGTGTTCAATCTCCCACACCATTGGACATCTCAAACGAATTCTTCTAATCAACTTGAAAGATTGTACAAGCCTTCGAGTGCTTCCGAAAAGCATCTACAAATTAAAATCTCTCAAAACTCTCATTCTGTCTGGATGTACAAAGATTGACAAATTGGAAGAGGACTTAGAACAAATGAAATCTTTGACAACATTGATGGCAGATAACACTGCTATAACCAAAGTTCCCTATGCACTACCAAGATTAAACAACATTGTTTACATTTCTTTGTGTGGGTTCGAAGGATTGTGTCGTAATGTGTTTCCTTCAATCATCTGGTCATGGACCTCTCCAGCAAATAATCTCTCACCCCAAATGCATACAAATTTGGACCTGTCAAATCTTGTTTCCATAATGGTATCCAATAGCAGTAGTTCCCATGCAGGCCTATCATCCATCATTAAAGAGCTTCCAAAGGTTCAGAATCTTCAATTGGAATGTGGCTCACAACTAAACATATCAGGAAATGTAAATTTAGTTTCTTCTAATGTCACAAATTTTAAGGAACTGGAAGCACCATCAAGAACATCACATGTCTCAAATATGAATACCTCAGCATTAG AAGCTTACTAG